The genomic window GCAGGGTAAGACCTCCTACACCTGCGGCCTCGACGCGGCGGTCGACGTCGTCGGCGGCAAGTGGAAGCCGATGATCCTCTGGGCGCTGCACGAGGGCACCCACCGCTTCGGCGAGCTGCGGCGGCAGGTGTCCGGAGTGAGCGAGAAGATGCTGATCCAGCAGCTCCGCGAGCTGGAGGCGGACGGGATCGTGCACCGCGAGGTGTACCGGGAGGTGCCGCCCCGGGTCGAGTACTCGCTGACCGAGCCGGGCCGCGCCCTGAACGCGGCGCTGCTGCCGCTGGGCCGGTGGGGCGACGACTACATGGACCGGATCCTGGCCCACAAGGCGCGGGCCGCCTGCGAGCCCGCCGGGGCGTCAACCCGATGACCGGTGGACCGGGTCGCCCGTGGGGATTAGTCACCCGCACGGACCTGTACTGCTCCGTCTACGCCGGAGGCGGTATTTCCGGGGCTTTTCCGCCTCCGTACCGCAGTCCGGTGAATTCGGAGAGTAGTTGTGGCCTGTCGTGGCACGCAGCATCACTTACGAAGGGTTATGGTGGAAACCCCCCCCTCGGGCCGGTCCGTATCCCCCCCACGGACCGGCCCGTTTTCTGTTCCCGGGGCGGACTCAGCCGCGGGCGGCCCAGATGTTCGTCCCCGCCGTGTCCACCGCGAAGGTGTCGATCTCCTTCAGGTCCTCCTCGGAGAGCGGCGCTCCGGAGAGCGCGGCGACGTTCTCCTCCAGCTGCCGCACACTGCTCGCGCCGATCAGCGCGGAGGTCATCCGCTCGTCGCGCAGCACCCAGTTCAGCGCGAGCTGGGCCAGCGACTGGCCACGGCGCTGCGCGATCCCGTTCAGCCCGTTCAGCCGTTGGAGCACGTCGTCGGAGAGCAGGTTCGGGTCGAGGGACTTGCCCTGCGTCGCCCGTGAGCCCTCCGGGATGCCGGTCAGGTACTTGTTCGTGAGCAGACCCTGGGCGAGCGGCGCGAAGGAGATGCAGCCCATGCCGGCCGCCTCCAGGGTGTCGAGGAGCGCGTCCTCCTCGGTCCATCGGTTGATCATCGAGTAGGACGGCTGGTGGATGAGGGCCGGAACGCCCATTTCCTTCAGCAGCCGGGCCGCCTCGGCGGTCTGCTCCGCGTTGTAGGAGGACACGCCCACGTAGAGCGCCTTGCCCTGCTGGACGGCGGACGCGAGCGCGCCCATCGTCTCCTCCAGCGGGGTGTGCGGGTCGAAGCGGTGCGAGTAGAAGATGTCGACGTAGTCGAGGCCCATGCGCTTCAGGGACGCGTCGAGCGAGGACGTCAGGTACTTGCGCGAGCCCCACTCGCCGTAGGGGCCGGGGTGCATCAGGTAACCCGCCTTGGTGGAGACGATCAGCTCGTCCCGGTACGCCGTGAAGTCCTGGGCGAAGATCTTCCCGAAGTTCACCTCGGCCGAGCCGGGGGGCGGGCCGTAGTTGTTCGCCAGGTCGAAGTGGGTGACGCCCAGGTCGAAGGCGCGGCGCAGGATCGCGCGCTGCGAGTCCAGGGCGCGGTCGTCGCCGAAGTTGTGCCAGAGGCCCAGGGAGATCGCGGGGAGCCTGAGCCCGCTGCGGCCGGTGCGGCGGTATTCCATGGAGTCGTAGCGGCTGTCGGCGGCGCGGTAGTACAGGGAATCGTTCACGCTTCCCTGCTTATCACGGACTTGTGACAGACCGGGTTGGGTGGCCGTGGCCGGTCCGCAGTAGTGTGACGGCTCCGGGGGGCATGGTCTGGCGTGTGCCCGGACGGAACCGAGAGGGTGGACACAGTGAACTTGCGCGACCTGGTGTACGGGCTCTACGCACGCCGGGTGGAGGGCCGCCTGGACCACGCCCAGGTGCCCAAGCACATCGGCGTCATCCTGGACGGCAACCGCCGCTGGGCGAAGGCGTCCGGCGGCACGACCGAGCAGGGTCACAAGGCGGGTGCCAACAAGATCCATGAGCTCCTCGGCTGGTGTGCCGAGACCGACGTCGAGGTCGTCACGCTCTGGATGCTGTCCACCGACAATCTGGACCGGCCCGAGGAGGAGCTCGTCCCGCTCCTCGGCATCATCGAGGACGCGGTGCGCGGACTGGCGGCGGACGGCCGCTGGCGGGTCCACCACGTCGGCACGCTCGACCTGCTGCCCGCCAGGACGCAGTCCGTCCTGAAGGAGGCCGAGCAGACGACGGACGGAGTCGACGGGATACTCGTCAACGTCGCCGTCGGCTACGGAGGCCGGCAGGAGATCGCGGACGCGGTCCGCTCGCTGCTGACCGAGCACGCGTCCAAGGGGACGACCTTCGAGGAGCTCGCCGAGATCGTCGACACGGACCTGATCGCCTCGCACCTCTAC from Streptomyces sp. FIT100 includes these protein-coding regions:
- a CDS encoding helix-turn-helix domain-containing protein — encoded protein: MAQGKTSYTCGLDAAVDVVGGKWKPMILWALHEGTHRFGELRRQVSGVSEKMLIQQLRELEADGIVHREVYREVPPRVEYSLTEPGRALNAALLPLGRWGDDYMDRILAHKARAACEPAGASTR
- a CDS encoding isoprenyl transferase yields the protein MNLRDLVYGLYARRVEGRLDHAQVPKHIGVILDGNRRWAKASGGTTEQGHKAGANKIHELLGWCAETDVEVVTLWMLSTDNLDRPEEELVPLLGIIEDAVRGLAADGRWRVHHVGTLDLLPARTQSVLKEAEQTTDGVDGILVNVAVGYGGRQEIADAVRSLLTEHASKGTTFEELAEIVDTDLIASHLYTRGQPDPDLVIRTSGEQRLSGFMLWQSAHSEYYFCEVFWPALRKVDFLRALRDYAARHRRYGA
- the mgrA gene encoding L-glyceraldehyde 3-phosphate reductase, with product MNDSLYYRAADSRYDSMEYRRTGRSGLRLPAISLGLWHNFGDDRALDSQRAILRRAFDLGVTHFDLANNYGPPPGSAEVNFGKIFAQDFTAYRDELIVSTKAGYLMHPGPYGEWGSRKYLTSSLDASLKRMGLDYVDIFYSHRFDPHTPLEETMGALASAVQQGKALYVGVSSYNAEQTAEAARLLKEMGVPALIHQPSYSMINRWTEEDALLDTLEAAGMGCISFAPLAQGLLTNKYLTGIPEGSRATQGKSLDPNLLSDDVLQRLNGLNGIAQRRGQSLAQLALNWVLRDERMTSALIGASSVRQLEENVAALSGAPLSEEDLKEIDTFAVDTAGTNIWAARG